A region from the Alnus glutinosa chromosome 5, dhAlnGlut1.1, whole genome shotgun sequence genome encodes:
- the LOC133868810 gene encoding fumarylacetoacetase yields the protein MALKSFIEVHPDSHFPIQNLPYGVFRPEPGSAARPGVAIGDYVLDLSEIASAGLFDGPILKNSDCFSQPNLNKFMAMGRSAWKEARATLQGLLSYTEPALRDNAALRQKSLVPMNKVEMLLPVAVGDYTDFFSSMHHAKNCGTIFRGPENPIPANWFHIPIAYHGRASSIVISGTDIIRPRGQGRPTGNTPPYFGPSLKLDFELEMGAIVGPGNELGKPVDVNEAANHIFGLVLLNDWSARDIQAWEYVPLGPFLGKSFGTTISPWIVTLDALEPFACDAPKQEPPPLPYLAEKISKNYDIALEVQIKPAGQEDSRVVTKSNFNHLYWTLTQQLAHHTINGCNLRPGDLLGTGTISGPEPESFGCLLELTWNGQNPLSLNGTSRKFLEDGDEVTLTGCCKGNGYNVGFGTCSGKIIPSHP from the exons atgGCTCTGAAATCGTTCATCGAGGTCCACCCGGACTCTCACTTCCCCATCCAGAACCTCCCGTACGGTGTGTTCAGGCCCGAACCGGGTTCGGCGGCTCGACCGGGCGTGGCGATCGGGGACTACGTGCTGGACCTCTCCGAGATCGCCTCAGCAGGGCTCTTCGACGGTCCGATCTTGAAGAACTCCGATTGCTTCTCTCAG CCCAATTTAAACAAGTTCATGGCTATGGGACGATCTGCTTGGAAGGAAGCTCGTGCTACGCTTCAAGGACTATTGTCAT ATACTGAACCAGCTTTGCGTGACAATGCAGCTTTAAGGCAAAAATCACTTGTGCCAATG AACAAGGTAGAAATGCTTCTTCCTGTTGCAGTAGGGGATTACACAGACTTCTTTTCATCCATGCACCACGCAAAGAATTGTGGGACCATATTTCGTGGACCAGAGAACCCAATTCCAGCAAACTG GTTCCACATTCCCATTGCTTACCATGGACGAGCATCATCTATTGTTATTTCTGGAACAGACATCATTCGACCAAG AGGTCAAGGTCGCCCGACTGGCAACACTCCACCATATTTTGGACCTTCATTGAAGCTAGACTTTGAGCTCGAAATG GGTGCTATTGTTGGTCCTGGCAACGAATTAGGAAAACCTGTGGATGTTAATGAGGCAGCAAATCATATATTTGGACTTGTGTTGTTGAACGACTGGAGTG CTAGAGATATTCAGGCGTGGGAATATGTGCCTCTCGGTCCTTTTCTTGGGAAGAGTTTTg GTACTACAATATCCCCTTGGATTGTAACACTAGATGCTCTTGAACCTTTTGCTTGTGATGCGCCCAAACAG GAACCTCCTCCGTTGCCATATCTGGCtgaaaagatatccaagaactATGACATTGCTTTGGAG GTTCAAATTAAACCTGCTGGACAAGAAGATTCGCGTGTGGTCACGAAAAGTAACTTCAATCATTT ATATTGGACATTGACCCAACAGCTTGCACACCACACCATTAACGGTTGCAACTTGAGGCCTGGTGATCTGCTTGGAACTGGGACCATCAGCGGACCG GAGCCAGAATCTTTTGGATGCTTGCTAGAGCTAACGTGGAATGGGCAAAACCCGCTATCCTTAAATGGGACATCTCGAAAATTTCTAGAAGATGGAGATGAAGTCACTCTTACCGGTTGTTGCAAG GGAAACGGTTACAATGTCGGGTTCGGGACATGCTCCGGAAAGATTATTCCATCACACCCTTGA
- the LOC133868588 gene encoding transcription initiation factor IIF subunit alpha, protein MSFDLMLKSSCSGCGSTSDLYGSNCKHMTLCLTCGKTMAENRGKCYDCGATVNRLIREYNVRASSGSDKNYFIGRFVTGLPNFSKKKSAENKWSLHKEGLQGRQLTDALREKYKNKPWLLEDETGQSQYQGHLEGAQSATYYLLMMQGKEFVAIPAGSWYNFNKVAQYKQLTLEEAEEKMKNRKKTADGYERWMMKAANNGAAAFGEVERTDDKDSVVGGGRGRRKTTGDDEEGNVSDKGEEVEEEEAARKNRLGLNKRSGDDDEEGPRGGDHDLEDDDIEKGDDWEHEEIFTDDDEALGNNPEEREELAPEVPAPPEIKQDEEDEDEDNEEEGGLSKSGKELKKLLGRAGGLNDSDVEDDDDDDDMEDEIGLSPVLAPKQKDAPKEEPAENSPVKTVPSGSARGTPSASKSAKAKRKLNGDDAKASSGAPPKKVKTENELKPSLKEETVPTSKSSVSSKGIPSSSSSSSSKTASTSSAGPVTEEEIRAVLMQKTSVTTQDLVANFKARLRSPEDKKAFADILRKISKIQRTNGSNYVVLRDR, encoded by the exons ATGTCGTTCGATCTGATGTTGAAGTCGTCGTGTAGTGGAtgtggatcgacctcggacTTGTACGGAAGCAATTGCAAGCACATGACTCTGTGCTTGACCTGTGGCAAAACCATGGCCGAGAATCGTGGCAAGTGCTACGACTGTGGCGCCACCGTCAATCGCTTGATTAGA GAATACAATGTTCGTGCGAGTTCTGGCAGTGACAAGAATTACTTTATTGGTAGATTCGTGACTGGGTTGCCAAATTTTTCGAAGAAAAAGTCTGCTGAGAATAAATGGTCTCTCCATAAAGAAGGGCTACAAGGACGCCAACTTACTGATGCCTTGCGG GAGAAGTACAAGAATAAACCATGGCTATTGGAGGATGAAACAGGGCAATCTCAGTACCAAGGTCATCTTGAAGGTGCACAATCTGCTACATACTACCTGCTAATGATGCAAGGGAAGGAGTTTGTTGCTATTCCTGCTGGTTCTTG GTACAACTTTAACAAGGTTGCACAATATAAGCAACTTACGCTGGAGGAAGCAgaagaaaagatgaagaacaggAAAAAGACTGCAGATGGATATGAAAGATGGATGATGAAAGCTGCAAATAATGGAGCTGCTGCATTTGGTGAAGTAGAGAGGACTGATGACAAGGATAGTGTTGTGGGTGGTGGGAGAGGGCGTAGAAAAACAACTGGTGATGATGAGGAAGGTAATGTTTCAGACAAAGGGGAGgaggttgaagaagaagaggcagcAAGGAAGAATAGATTGGGACTTAACAAGAGAAGTGGTGACGATGATGAGGAAGGTCCGAGGGGTGGTGATCATGATTTGGAAGATGATGATATTGAGAAGG GTGATGATTGGGAGCATGAAGAAATTTTTACTGATGACGATGAAGCCCTTGGTAATAATCCTGAGGAAAGGGAAGAATTGGCCCCTGAAGTTCCTGCTCCTCCAGAAATTAAGCAG GATGAAGAAGACGAGGATGAAGATAACGAAGAGGAGGGGGGACTGAGCAAATCTGGAAAAGAGTTGAAGAAGCTGCTTGGGCGAGCTGGTGGGCTTAATGATTCAGATGTTGAGGATGATGACGATGACGATGAT ATGGAAGATGAGATTGGCCTTTCTCCTGTGCTAGCTCCAAAGCAGAAGGATGCACCTAAAGAGGAACCTGCTGAAAACAGTCCTGTCAAAACAGTGCCTTCTGGATCCGCTCGGGGAACCCCATCTGCCTCTAAGTCTGCAAAGGCGAAGAGAAAATTAAATGGTGATGATGCAAAAGCATCTAGTGGTGCACCTCCAAAGAAGGTGAAGACAGAAAAT GAATTAAAACCTTCTTTGAAAGAAGAAACTGTGCCTACTTCTAAGAGTAGTGTGTCTTCAAAAGGCataccatcatcatcatcatcatcatcatcaaaaaCTGCGTCAACATCATCTGCTGGGCCTGTCACTGAAGAAGAAATCAGGGCTGTTTTAATGCAAAAAACATCAGTGACGACACAGGATCTTGTTGCTAATTTTAAGGCTAGACTAAGATCCCCGGAG GACAAGAAGGCCTTTGCAGACATCTTGAGGAAAATTTCAAAGATACAGAGGACGAATGGGTCTAACTATGTTGTTTTGAGGGACAGATGA
- the LOC133869566 gene encoding uclacyanin 1-like has product MAGGLKMVIVALVMIISVSLGGKWVGVGAQVHHHVVGGDRGWDPSSDVSSWSSGRIFRIGDKIWFAYSAAQESVAELKSKEEYESCDISNPIRTYTDGLDGISLEGEGIRYFASYSPENCKNGLKLHVEVLPEGSSAMAAGPTSGSAHLIGSFILLAIGFLCYVVGV; this is encoded by the exons ATGGCTGGAGGATTGAAGATGGTGATCGTTGCTCTGGTTATGATCATCTCGGTGAGCCTCGGAGGGAAATGGGTCGGAGTTGGAGCCCAAGTTCACCACCATGTGGTCGGAGGCGACCGTGGCTGGGACCCTTCTTCCGACGTCTCTTCCTGGTCCTCCGGCAGAATCTTCCGGATCGGAGACAAAATCT GGTTCGCGTACTCTGCAGCGCAGGAAAGCGTCGCTGAGCTGAAAAGCAAGGAGGAATACGAGTCGTGCGATATAAGCAACCCAATCAGAACGTACACGGACGGTTTGGATGGCATTTCACTGGAAGGGGAAGGGATCCGGTACTTCGCTAGCTACAGCCCTGAAAACTGCAAGAACGGCCTGAAGTTACACGTGGAGGTGCTGCCTGAGGGGAGCTCGGCAATGGCTGCTGGGCCTACTTCTGGTTCAGCCCATCTAATTGGGAGCTTTATCCTCTTAGCTATTGGATTCCTTTGCTATGTAGTAGGTGTCTAG